A genomic segment from Callithrix jacchus isolate 240 chromosome 8, calJac240_pri, whole genome shotgun sequence encodes:
- the NOP10 gene encoding H/ACA ribonucleoprotein complex subunit 3: MFLQYYLNEEGDRVYTLKKFDPMGQQTCSAHPARFSPDDKYSRHRITIKKRFKVLMTQQPRPVL; encoded by the exons ATGTTTCTCCAGTATTACCTCAACGAGGAGGGAGATCGGGTCTATACGCTGAAG AAATTTGACCCAATGGGACAACAGACCTGTTCAGCCCATCCTGCTCGGTTCTCCCCAGATGACAAATACTCACGACACCGAATCACCATCAAGAAACGCTTTAAGGTGCTCATGACCCAGCAACCGCGCCCTGTCCTCTGA